The following are encoded together in the Thermodesulfovibrionales bacterium genome:
- a CDS encoding response regulator: MGHKLLLSDDSITIQKVVELVLAGEGFDIKATNNGDEALAALQSFRPDVVLADIAMPVMNGYQLCEKIKKNPDTADIPVILLAGAFEPIDEDLAKDVGSDDYIIKPFESQELLSKVNAVLVSKGMEEEEPMEGEALEAADMEAAEEDLWTMEEITAAPTEEGLSAEPPMGEKTAFEEPVEVAEEFGAGRGIEKIEAEEVAGGQRVAPPATPQIEFPSRDEFADILKKTLDEKVASLIRVVDIQESLLAAITPSVKDSAEKVLWEVAPQLIERLLKEMLQGVLASLTKEIEKVIWDTVPELAETMISKEIEKIKSEI, from the coding sequence ATGGGACATAAACTTCTCCTTTCTGACGACAGCATAACGATCCAGAAAGTCGTCGAGCTGGTACTCGCCGGAGAGGGCTTCGATATTAAGGCCACGAACAACGGTGATGAGGCATTGGCCGCGCTTCAGTCTTTTCGACCCGACGTCGTACTCGCCGACATCGCGATGCCCGTCATGAACGGTTATCAACTCTGTGAAAAGATCAAGAAGAACCCCGATACGGCAGACATACCGGTCATATTACTTGCCGGAGCCTTTGAGCCGATTGATGAAGACCTCGCGAAGGATGTCGGCTCCGATGATTATATCATTAAGCCCTTCGAATCTCAGGAGTTGTTGAGCAAGGTGAACGCGGTACTCGTGAGTAAAGGGATGGAGGAAGAAGAGCCTATGGAAGGAGAGGCTCTCGAGGCAGCGGACATGGAAGCTGCGGAAGAAGACCTCTGGACGATGGAAGAGATCACTGCCGCGCCCACTGAAGAGGGTCTTTCTGCAGAGCCGCCCATGGGAGAAAAGACAGCATTTGAAGAACCGGTCGAAGTGGCGGAGGAATTTGGGGCCGGCAGAGGGATTGAGAAGATTGAAGCGGAAGAAGTCGCCGGGGGACAGCGGGTCGCTCCTCCAGCAACTCCGCAGATCGAATTCCCTTCACGAGATGAATTTGCCGATATCCTTAAGAAGACCCTCGATGAGAAGGTTGCCTCGCTCATAAGGGTTGTAGACATTCAGGAATCGCTCCTTGCTGCGATTACTCCTTCGGTTAAGGATTCCGCGGAGAAGGTATTATGGGAGGTCGCGCCGCAACTCATCGAGAGACTTCTCAAGGAGATGCTCCAGGGTGTTCTTGCTTCCCTCACAAAAGAGATTGAGAAGGTCATCTGGGATACCGTTCCGGAACTTGCGGAGACGATGATTTCGAAGGAGATAGAAAAGATTAAGTCTG